A genome region from Streptomyces xanthophaeus includes the following:
- a CDS encoding beta-ketoacyl-[acyl-carrier-protein] synthase family protein has protein sequence MDRRTVITGIGAVAPGGTGIKQYWDLLSTGRTATRTISLFDASPFRSQVAAEVDFDPAAAGLSPQEARRLDRAGQFALVAAREALADSGFDVSGPDPARTAVSLGCAVGCTTSMETEYTVLSDGGANWLVDPAYAVPRLYDHFVPSSMAAELARAVNARGPVSLVSDGCTSGLDAVGHAADLIRDGSADVVVAGGTDAPISPITLACFDAIKATTPRNDDPERASRPFDNTRNGLVLGEGAAVLILEELGHALRRGARIYAEVAGFGTRSNAYHMTGLRSDGTEMAEAIRLALAEARLAPDAVDYVNAHGSSTKQNDRHETAAFKTALGDHAYRVPVSSVKSMIGHSLGAIGALELVASVLAMEHGLIPPTANLHEPDPLCDLDYVPLTAREATVDSVLSVGSGFGGFQSAVVLARPDRGLV, from the coding sequence ATGGACCGACGCACAGTGATCACCGGGATCGGCGCGGTCGCGCCGGGGGGAACAGGCATCAAGCAGTACTGGGACCTCCTGTCGACCGGTCGTACCGCGACCCGCACCATCTCCCTCTTCGACGCCTCGCCGTTCCGGTCGCAGGTGGCCGCGGAGGTCGACTTCGATCCGGCGGCCGCGGGCCTGTCCCCGCAGGAGGCGCGCCGCCTCGACCGCGCGGGACAGTTCGCGCTCGTCGCCGCCCGCGAGGCCCTCGCCGACAGCGGGTTCGACGTGAGCGGCCCCGACCCGGCGCGGACGGCCGTCAGCCTGGGCTGCGCGGTGGGCTGCACCACCTCGATGGAGACCGAGTACACGGTCCTCAGCGACGGCGGAGCCAACTGGCTGGTCGACCCCGCCTACGCCGTACCCCGCCTCTACGACCACTTCGTCCCCAGCTCGATGGCGGCCGAGCTGGCCCGCGCGGTGAACGCCCGCGGACCGGTCTCGCTCGTCTCGGACGGCTGCACATCGGGCCTGGACGCCGTGGGACACGCCGCCGACCTCATCCGCGACGGCAGCGCCGACGTCGTCGTCGCCGGCGGGACCGACGCGCCGATCTCGCCCATCACCCTCGCCTGCTTCGACGCGATCAAGGCGACCACTCCGCGCAACGACGATCCGGAGCGCGCCTCGCGGCCGTTCGACAACACCCGCAACGGCCTCGTGCTCGGCGAGGGCGCGGCCGTACTGATCCTCGAGGAGCTCGGCCACGCCCTGCGCCGCGGCGCCCGGATCTACGCCGAGGTCGCCGGTTTCGGCACGCGCAGCAACGCCTACCACATGACGGGCCTGCGTTCGGACGGCACCGAGATGGCCGAGGCGATCCGCCTCGCGCTCGCCGAGGCACGGCTCGCGCCGGACGCCGTGGACTACGTGAACGCGCACGGATCCAGCACCAAGCAGAACGACCGGCACGAGACCGCCGCCTTCAAGACGGCGCTCGGCGACCATGCCTACCGCGTGCCGGTCAGCTCGGTGAAATCCATGATCGGACACTCCCTCGGCGCGATCGGCGCCCTGGAACTCGTCGCCAGCGTGCTCGCCATGGAGCACGGACTCATCCCGCCCACCGCCAATCTGCACGAGCCGGACCCGCTGTGCGACCTGGACTACGTACCGCTGACCGCCAGGGAGGCCACCGTCGACTCGGTGCTGAGCGTGGGCAGCGGATTCGGCGGCTTCCAGAGCGCCGTGGTGCTCGCCCGTCCGGACAGGGGACTCGTATGA
- a CDS encoding acyl carrier protein → MSATETAALSLDEFTRILREAAGEDEAVDLSGDTADTPFTELGYDSLALLEVAGRIARDYGVSLADEELDAVETPRAFVDLVNEALSAR, encoded by the coding sequence ATGAGCGCGACCGAGACCGCGGCGCTGAGCCTGGACGAGTTCACCCGCATCCTGCGCGAGGCCGCCGGCGAGGACGAGGCCGTCGACCTGTCCGGCGACACCGCCGACACCCCCTTCACCGAGCTGGGCTACGACTCGCTGGCCCTGCTCGAAGTGGCCGGCCGGATCGCACGGGACTACGGGGTGTCCCTCGCCGACGAGGAACTGGACGCCGTCGAGACGCCCAGGGCCTTCGTCGACCTCGTCAACGAGGCGCTCTCCGCCCGCTGA
- a CDS encoding acyltransferase domain-containing protein produces the protein MTAQPPPVVLLFPGQGAQQPGMAAGLYGAHAGFRRAMDRVLGCWEEHGHFLRDHWLAGRPGADTDALQYAQPLLFSVGWALGRTVMDAGVRPAALLGHSVGEVVAATLAGVFTLPDAVAVMAGRITSLAGAPAGGMLAVAASVEEVAPYTDADVVVGAVNGPRQLLLAGPEKGLRAAEERLRADGFTCRRARALTPFHSPVLREAALTALPQLAGLPLRTPTLPLYSAYTGALLTDREARDPRFWALQPAEPVLFGPALDALLGGRDLLLAEAGPGQGLTTLARRHPGVVRGGSVVVPLLPARAGTGSAEADGLHAALVRLGPGAAVPGPGSGSGSATMPAARSRASRPGLQSGSPDSGSGTGAPVLTDGK, from the coding sequence ATGACCGCCCAACCACCGCCCGTGGTCCTGCTCTTCCCCGGCCAGGGAGCGCAACAGCCGGGCATGGCCGCCGGCCTGTACGGGGCCCACGCCGGCTTCCGCCGCGCCATGGACCGTGTGCTCGGATGCTGGGAGGAGCACGGGCACTTCCTGCGCGACCACTGGCTGGCCGGCCGCCCCGGCGCCGACACGGACGCCCTCCAGTACGCCCAGCCCCTCCTGTTCTCGGTGGGCTGGGCCCTGGGCCGTACCGTCATGGACGCGGGGGTCCGGCCCGCCGCGCTGCTCGGCCACAGCGTCGGCGAGGTCGTCGCCGCCACGCTGGCCGGCGTCTTCACCCTGCCCGACGCGGTGGCCGTGATGGCCGGCCGCATCACCTCCCTGGCGGGGGCCCCGGCCGGCGGGATGCTCGCCGTGGCCGCCTCCGTCGAGGAAGTCGCCCCGTACACCGACGCCGACGTGGTCGTCGGAGCGGTCAACGGCCCCCGCCAACTCCTGCTCGCCGGACCGGAGAAGGGCCTGCGGGCCGCCGAGGAACGGCTGCGGGCCGACGGCTTCACCTGCCGGCGGGCCCGCGCCCTCACCCCCTTCCACAGCCCGGTACTGCGCGAGGCCGCACTGACGGCCCTGCCCCAACTGGCCGGGTTGCCGCTGCGCACGCCCACGCTCCCGCTGTACTCGGCATACACGGGGGCACTGCTCACCGACCGGGAGGCCAGGGACCCGCGGTTCTGGGCACTGCAGCCGGCCGAGCCGGTGCTGTTCGGGCCCGCCCTGGACGCCCTGCTCGGCGGGCGCGACCTGCTGCTGGCCGAGGCCGGACCCGGCCAGGGCCTCACCACGCTCGCCCGCCGCCATCCGGGCGTGGTCCGGGGCGGCTCGGTGGTGGTGCCGCTGCTGCCGGCCCGGGCGGGTACGGGCTCGGCGGAGGCGGACGGCCTGCACGCCGCCCTGGTGCGGCTCGGCCCCGGGGCCGCCGTGCCCGGCCCAGGCTCCGGCTCGGGCTCCGCCACCATGCCCGCCGCGAGGTCCAGGGCCTCTCGACCCGGGCTCCAGAGCGGCTCCCCAGATTCGGGTTCCGGGACCGGAGCGCCGGTTCTCACGGACGGTAAGTGA
- a CDS encoding ketosynthase chain-length factor: MTATATATAAPVITGVGVAAPTGLGAAAHWDATVRGRTGIGPITRFDASGYPVQLAGEVPGFVPEEYIPSRLIPQTDHMTRLALFAADEALRDSGIDLESLSPYAAGVASAASMGGFEFGQRELQNLWSKGGQFVSAYQSFAWFYAVNTGQIAIRHGLRGPSSAVVSDQAGGLDAIGHARRQLRKGTRMMLAGGVDGALCPLGLVGQLSSGRLSTVGKPADAYRPFDEKASGHVPGEGGAYVVLENAAAAEARGAHVYGRLTGYAATFDPDPGAPDADGLERAARQALSDAGLAPSDVAVVLADAAGVPDADRAEAAALTAVFGPGKVPVAVPKAQTGRLYAGGAALDVVSALLCLRDGSIPPAVYEPTAPPAGALDLVTGSARPLAGDHALVLARGEGGFNAAAVVSRAV; the protein is encoded by the coding sequence ATGACCGCCACCGCAACCGCCACCGCCGCGCCCGTGATCACCGGAGTGGGCGTGGCCGCGCCCACCGGACTCGGTGCGGCCGCCCACTGGGACGCCACCGTGCGCGGCCGGACCGGAATCGGCCCGATCACCCGCTTCGACGCCTCGGGTTACCCCGTACAGCTCGCCGGCGAGGTCCCCGGCTTCGTGCCCGAGGAGTACATCCCGAGCAGGCTGATCCCGCAGACCGACCACATGACCCGGCTCGCGCTCTTCGCCGCGGACGAGGCACTGCGGGACAGTGGCATCGACCTGGAGTCCTTGTCCCCGTACGCGGCGGGCGTGGCCTCCGCCGCCTCCATGGGCGGCTTCGAGTTCGGACAGCGGGAACTGCAGAACCTCTGGAGCAAGGGCGGCCAGTTCGTCAGCGCCTACCAGTCGTTCGCCTGGTTCTACGCGGTCAACACGGGCCAGATCGCCATCCGGCACGGGCTGCGCGGCCCGAGCAGCGCGGTCGTCTCCGACCAGGCGGGCGGCCTCGACGCCATCGGCCACGCCCGCCGCCAGCTGCGCAAGGGAACGCGGATGATGCTGGCCGGCGGGGTCGACGGGGCCCTGTGCCCGCTCGGCCTCGTGGGGCAGCTCAGCTCGGGTCGGCTGAGCACCGTCGGGAAACCGGCCGACGCCTACCGCCCGTTCGACGAGAAGGCCTCCGGGCACGTGCCCGGAGAGGGCGGCGCCTACGTCGTCCTGGAGAACGCCGCGGCCGCCGAGGCCCGCGGCGCCCACGTGTACGGTCGGCTGACCGGGTACGCCGCCACCTTCGACCCCGACCCCGGAGCGCCGGACGCGGACGGCCTGGAGCGCGCGGCACGCCAGGCGCTGTCCGACGCCGGCCTGGCCCCCTCGGACGTGGCTGTCGTCCTGGCCGACGCCGCCGGGGTGCCCGACGCCGACCGGGCCGAGGCGGCGGCCCTGACGGCGGTGTTCGGCCCCGGCAAGGTGCCCGTGGCCGTGCCGAAGGCGCAGACCGGACGGCTGTACGCGGGCGGCGCCGCACTCGACGTCGTCTCCGCGCTGCTGTGCCTGCGGGACGGGAGCATCCCCCCGGCCGTGTACGAACCGACCGCACCGCCGGCCGGGGCGCTCGACCTGGTCACCGGCTCCGCGCGCCCGCTGGCAGGCGACCACGCACTCGTCCTGGCCCGCGGCGAGGGCGGCTTCAACGCGGCAGCCGTCGTCTCACGGGCCGTCTGA